ACACTTCAACAAGAACAATACAGATAAAAGGCAAAACTCAGCTAAGATGGGAATAGTTATCCTTAAACCTAAAGGACATTATTACGGTACACGTGGGAAAATCCTTGCATGCCACGTATCACCTTGGCCATATGGAAAGAAGATTTATCACTATCTACAACATTACCTTGAAAAGCTGTTGAAGGAATTCTTTCCCCGTGTTAGGCACGTGTTGTACTATAAaactgtaaaaaaaataaaaaataaagggaAAGAATTTAGTGAAACAgccagtgagcaaaaccatcgaAAGAGTCATACCTCTCAGTGCCTTTGACCAAACAAGATTCTTTGACAAAGACAAAATGTTTTCAAGAAGAGCACTTTTGCTACTTTTTATAAGGTGAAACTACACTTTAGACCCTGCGCATCCAGTTTGGAGCTTTGTTCGTTTTTTCATTTAACAGTGGTGTCTAGGCTAACTTGTGTGCACCTTCACCAGAGGCAGAGCAAAGATTTTTAATTTATGGTTTCTGGATCACAATCTTTTTTACCTAACTGGGGTTTTGAtagattatttatacatattagaTGAATTTTTACATACAAATACAAGGTCTGAACCAAAGTTATTGGATTTCGCCAAACCCGTAACGCGATTACTGGCTCCGCCCTGACCTTGACTAATCCCACTAGGACAGGTATATATTTGGCAATCAACTCTGTCCATCTTGAACAAACGAGAAGAGCTTACCTAGTATCGCCTCTACTGTGATTGAACCAAGCTTTTCGAGGTTGTTACTCCACTTCTTCGACCAATAAGTCACCCCCTTGGAGGCTCCAAATTAGAGCATACTAAGTTTTACATTTTGGCGCAAGTGGTAATATAGTTCAATTTAAAAAGGTATTCTCTAGGGAATGGATGATTTAAAATACGAGTTTTCAGGAGAAGTTTAGTGTTAGTGGAAAAGCAAACGAAGAAtgttaaatgaaaaataaaatgcaCTATAAAAGGGGAAACATAGAAAAGCTCAGAAGATAAAATGCTCATAGAATTAAACCACAAGCGCACTTCCATCCCTCCAATCCAATCTAGAGCCCATCTCCTTGGAAACTGTCAAGTTATTTTCCCCTTTCCCTTGCCTTAAAAGAATTAAAGTACAATAACACCAAAACTACGATGATCTTTACATCTACTCTCCTCAAATGATTTTGTTTAAATTGGACTAAAGTGTCAGTTTTTATAACATCAACAGCTACGCGCTAACTTGAATCATTGAGCTAAAACCAGAGGTTCATCTTATCTGGATTGTGGATACCATTAAGAGGAAAAGAAATCTAAACTTACTTGTAAAACCATGTGTACTGTGGCGGGTTCATCTCATAGAGTTGTTGCAGAACAGTCCGTACAGCTTTGTAAGTTATAACATTGATCATTTCCTGCAAACACCAATCACTTAAGGAGTTGAATATGATCAagtaaaaacgaaattggaaaaacaTATGGGACACAGTTCTTGAAGTCTTGTGGTTCCAGCAAAACGAGGATATAACGGTTTCAACAGTTTTTATTTAATGGATGACAACAAAGAGAGCACTGTAGTAATGAGTGAAAGTTCAGGATAACTACTGATCACATAATTCAAGCTGACATCTTTTACTTTAAAGAAGATTGACTTTTTCCCTAGTATAAGCTAACTACATCTACACCTATAGAGGAAGCGATTGGCTCTGCAACAAAAGGAGTAGTAAAAGCCATTTGAAAAGAAAAGACCAGAATACAATTTAACTATATTATTGAGCTTCCATCAGTCTAACCATAAAAAAAGCTGAGCTACTTTATCCCCTAATCATTCTAAACATTCTTCAAACTGATTTTGAAAATAATAAATTGCCAAGTTTTTTGCTAAAGCAGTCTATAATCAAATGAAAAAACCTTCAATTACACAACACAACCAAACATTTCTACCATACCCCTTCACTTATATCTGTTGGAAAATCGGGGGAGGAGGCACACTCTCAATCACTCAAATTATCATCTTGAAGACAAGTGAGGCAACAATTCTTTTTTGTTCCACTCAACTTGACTTACAGAATCAATCATTCTCTTTGGAGAGAAGTGGGGAAAATATATTTCCACCAACTTATCTTACATTTTGGGTTACATTTTTCCTTCTCACAATCATATGACTAATACATGCACCTAaattaattctagaaattctttTTATCTTCTTAGTTCATGAACTATTTTCATCTTTCTTAGTTCATGAATAAAACAAAATAATACATGTATCATCGTAATTTTCTATACATGAACTAAGACAATTTATGGATCAAAAAATACTTTTTCTTTTCCCAACACAAGGTTCATTTTTCAACAATATCTACTTTCTATCTGTTCACATTTCTTCCCAGGATTTatcaccaaccagaaaaccaagAAATATTCAACATTCAGTCAAGATTGTTGTATCTACAAACTAATACAGCAAAATTCAACATTATCATGTCAATGACAAGAGAAGCTATTTGTATCAATATACAGAATCCACCATCATTGTGAGCAGATAACAAAGGCCACAATCTATCATTATACAGTTCACTATTTCTAATCAGTATATAGAATCCACTATCATGTTTGAGCAGATAATAAAGGACACAATCGATCACCATACCATTCACATTGGAAATTCTGGTCTAATTGCTTGTAGTAATAaaaaagtactccctctgtccaattTACGtgacacacttttctttttagtcaggtGATtacatttagaaacaatttaactttatgagccACACATTTATctgaggcttgttttggaccacaaatttcaaaatataTCTCTTAAACTCCTTGCCTAATCAAAAGATGTAACATAAATTGAGACGAGGGAGTAACAATTTACAAGAAAGGTCTCACATTTTTAACATCTTCCCCTGAATCATCATCCTCCACTTCCAAACCACCAACAACAGTGAATTTCCCAATCTTTTGTTTCTTTCTTGAAACCCCATTTACAGCCAAAGATATCATCTTTGCAGATAACTTCAACTCACACCATGCTTCCAAGAAACTACTGCTTAAATTCAACTGTTTCCTAGCCTTAAAGCTTCTCCACAAACCCAATTCCCCACTAGTCTTGAAATTAGAGCTGCCTGAGTTAAGACTAGAATTCAAGCACAAACATGGAGAAGAAGAATGAGTATCAGCTAATGATCTTCCAGACCCAGAAAAAGTTCCAACCATTATGTTCTTTTTTGGCCTTTGTTGGGGCTTGAAATTGATGGGGTGGAGAGCAGTGGGGGGTGCTGGCTGAATCTTCTGTTGCAGATTCTTGAAAATACATTTTGGGATTTTAAGTAAGCTTTTTTCTGAGGTCCAAAATTGTTtgacaaaggattttttttttttttttttttttttaaatcaacaaGCAACATACAAGGCGGTCGAGCTGCTTCCTTTTTATTGTCAGGAACTTTGGAGAACACGGGCCAAACCTTTATTAAGAATTGGACTTCTTGGCCAAAATGTTTTTTCCTCTCctttaaaaaacaaataaaaaaaaatcttgaaggaAGAGTTTTTCAACATGATTTGAGAAGTACAGTTGTTAATTACTCTCGTTCCACTTGATATGATGCGTTGGCTAAATTAATATTTCTTTGATCATGCTTTTACAATTACTacattttaataattctaaccattaCATATTGCGACTTACATTAATTACATATtgtttaaatatataaattttatttcaaaattttttATGTTTGAATTCTGACTGAAAATAGTTAATTTGACTCTCGTACTTCGTACTATGTCGACTAGAAAGGATAGAAAACTAAAAAAACATTTGCAAAATCAAATTAACCTGGTTGTACTTTTAAGTTCGTTAAATTCATATAAACAGAATAATTGGTGTGCGAAGGTTTACAGATAGGGCTTACCATATTGAATAAAATAGCAATTCCTAATCCTAATTTTGAACTTAGTTCACGTTTGAAAACATCAAATTTTTTCCAATTTCGGATATCAAATTATGTATATAAAGAAGAATTTGTCAATGAATTTTCGACATTTTCTGTCGGTTTTGTACAACTTTAGTTAAATAATTACGTAGTAAATCAAAAGTCTTCACAGTGAGAACATTTTAATTTGCCAGAGCACGAACTAAATATTACTAAAAGACAACTCATCCTAGATTAATATAGAGTTAGGTACGGAGTCACTGTTTTCTTCTGATCTTTGCTAATTTTGCACATCTCAAGTAAGGATGATCACATCTTAAAGTGAGATTTTAAGAATCGTAAAGCGTTATGTCTATTAAAAAGTAGATTTCACGATTTAACCTCACCAAGATATACAACTCAAATATTTCTGTGTTAATTTAAAGCTGGGTAGGAAAATATGTTACATATCACACTCTGCTCCGATGATTGCTAATTcgcgagtccggagccaaaataacatatttttacagcaattagaccaaaataggctgtctttttatttatacccaaatgggtatttcgttgatcattcaacgaaataccccagttactgttcatagcagcaactctttttttttttttttttttttttttttttttttttttttttttttttgctatttcgtggattgttccacgaaatagcttttttttttttaatttttttttgcatttcgtggaacaatccacgaaatagtttttttttttttttaatttcgtgaaaaaaaatgattttttttttacatatcatgacacaatccacgaaatagatgtttttttattttatttcgtgaataaaaaaagaaataggaaattataattttttttttgtttttgcatttcgtgtattaaaaaacgaaataggataaaattttttctaatttcgttcgtataaaaaggaaattggaatatatatatatatatatattatttcgtgtattaatgaaggaaattgatttgtttttttatttttttttgcatttcgtaatctaatgaacgaaataggttttttttttttttttgtatttagtgaataaaaaaacgaaataggaaattatatacatatatatatatatatatatatatatatatatatatatatatatatatatatattgcatttcgtgtattaaaaaacgaaataggaaaataaaaaataggaatatatatatatatatatatatttcattcatgtaccaatgaaataggatgaatatatatatatatatttgtgtttcatttataaaaacatttatatattcacgaaataaaaaaaatcttatttcgttttttaataaacgaaaaataaaatagttgtaaagtcaagacataactttattttaaatataaatataattctaaaaaatatagggagaaaaactagttgtaaagtcgtcaaactttagatggtcataactttgcgctcggacgtccgatttacgcgattttttttttgattttgggtatttttccgagatctatgcaCACAAACCGCCaaaaggcggtttggccgagccgatttttaaaaaaacgccttttatcacattcaatttcaatttttccccaaattggcatgaaattttcagttttatttacttataagatgatgatacgcaatagatttcaacgtaaaaatccagggataatgtatctgtgaatgtcaatttcacttctgcggtttcaatttttgaaaataaagctgactaattttctcgatatataaagttgactaaaataaccttacagttaaacactaagttttttgaaaaatatatttaaaaaaaattaaaaaatggcttttaatcaatttggaatatatatatatatatataagatcaatttcaaaaatatataaaaaaactgtttttttttatatttcgtggattgttccacgaaatgcaaaataaaaaattaaaaaaaaacagttttaaattaaaaaataaaacagtttcgttaatataaataaaactgtttttttttttttgcatttcgtggaacaatccacgaaatatgttttttttatttttttattttgcatttcgtggaacaatccacgaaatatttcattggtacatgaatgaaatatatatatatatatatatatatatatatatatattcctatttcatttttatataaacgaaatgaaaataaaattattttcctatttcattttttaatacacgaaatgcaaaatatatatatatatatatatatgtatataatttcctatttcgtttttttattcactaaatacaaaaaaaaaaaacctatttcgttcattagattacgaaatgcaaaaaaaataaaaaaacaaatcaatttccttcattaatacacgaaataatatatatatatatatatatatattccaatttcctttttatacgaacgaaattagaaaaaaaattatcctatttcgttttttaatacacgaaatgcaaaaacaaaaaaaaattataatttcctatttctttttttattcacgaaataaaataaaaaaacatctatttcgtggattgtgtcatgatatgtaaaaaaaaaatcatttttttcacgaaattaaaaaaaaaaaaaaaaaaaaaaaagctatttcgtggattgttccacgaaatgcaaaaaatttttaaaaaaaaagctatttcgtggaacaatccacgaaatagcaaaaaaaaaaaaaaaaagagttgctgctatgaacagtaactggggtatttcgttgaatgatcaacgaaatacccatttgggtataaaaaaaaaaaagacagcctattttggtgtaattgctgtaaaaatatgccattttggctccggactcgctAATTCGCTATTGTATGGCTCAAGGTAAATAACCATATTGTATCTAAATCAAGAACCGCTTGATTTCTTGGGCATCTACACTTTATAAGCAACATTTTTTCTTGTGTTGGTGTTTTATATGACTGACAGAACACTCGACTTGTTAGATAATATGGAGGTTTAGTGAGCAACATGCCGAATTTGTTCTCACAGTGTACTGAAGAGACCATACCTTGGGAAGGCATCACCTATACTAGAGCCTAGAAGGCTTAACAATCCTACTTATTAGCAACCCTAGCAACCCAGATTTCTGTAGCGCTCAATTTGATGCTATCTCAGATGTCCATTCGAAAAGAGCTATTAGACTTTACTAGTGATGTTAGTTATGAACACAAGTCAATGGAGCTTTCGACATGCTTTTCATTTTTAACTCTCATATAATCAAGCAACACTTCTGCATAAAGTTTTGAGTAGGGAGTTTGATCTCTGTATTGCAGAACCCTTTGGCATTCCAACATTCTCCAAATGCTTGTAATAGTACTATGCAGGAAATTACAagttaagtttcagtggaatcAAACTATAAGTTAGTCTAGAAACAGATAAATGGATAAAGAATCCTGTTCAACTTACAATATTAAGAAAATATGATGCCTAATTGAAGGAACAATAACTAGAAACTTAGCACAGTCAAATATAGATTTATCAACTCAAGCTCAATCTAGTACTGCCCTCCAGAAGTCGAACAactataccctattttaaccggagtcaaaatagtttacaacatcctgATAATTCCGGAGTTAATTAAAGTagagagtcgccacctaattatttatgatgaattagggcacctaatgttaattaaagtaattatctaaagttgattttatgttaaaatctacgaaaccaaatgattctaggtacgagttcaactaacctagagggaaggtattaggcatcctctaagttCCATTAATAATGATTAACTGACCGGATTTATGTTAATTAGGGCTAAAAATATACAAATATGATATTTTAAATATTTGGGAAAATAGTTgataaatattgctaaagttataaatataaatatgctattttaaaataggacttgtaagaaaaatataataatttgcatggaAGAAGGCTTTAGATGCTATTTAAAAGTAAGGCTTGTGAAAGACTTATTAGTTAATTAAAAAGTAAGTATTAACGTATGCTAACGTTTAAAATGTTCCAGATATTTGAGGAAACACTAGTAATGTATATGTTGCAAATAAGATTTAACGTATGAGTAAATAAGGTTTGGCTAACCAAACGAAAGCGAGGAAAGGCCAAATGATTCAAAAAGAAActaagagagaaagagaaaggcaTTTGATTTAGCCTTCAACATTTGAACTCAACGATAAGTTTGAAAGCAAGAAAGGGTGATGATAAAGAAAATATTAACTAGGGAGGAATCCTAAACGAATAATTAAACTTTATTCTAAATTCTATTATTATCACGAGATCCACAGATTGCAAATGGCTTAAAGTAGACCTTAAAGAAAGCACACAAGCAACACATAAGCACACCAACATAATGAAACAAATCACTTTCCATGGCTTTGCGCAAGCTCGACATAGGGAAGAAAAATGGGGAAGCGACAGGTAGCGGACAGCTTGCGGTGCCTCGCCCCTCATTCATTCTTTGTTTGGATGCGGCATGAGGAAGCGAGCGTGGTGGGCAGAAAGGGGATGCATGTTTCAGGCCTTTGCGGGGTGGCGTCGAGTCTTAAAGTAAGACTCTTCGACTCTGGTGTGTcattgaaaaaaaagaaaaaaagaagtacGATTAGAGCACGGCATAATTTATAAGATACGCGATCATACATGGAAAACTCAAAGGTAATTATCATATGCAAAGGAAATATTCAACCCAAAACAAAGCTCACTGCCCAAACTGATGACATgtagaaataaataaaatgggCAGTAGTAAGGCCCAATGGCAACAAAACAGAGGAAAAATAAGCACAGACCCAAAATCGTATCCAAGCAATCGAAGGAAACGAATAAAAACAGAGCGGTTTCAGCTTCCAACATAAATGATTCGTGTATATACCAGGTATACTCTCATGTATACATCCTAATATATACATGATGTTTCCTATTCATATAGTAAGCAACTGCCAGTTTTCATAGCCGTCAATAGTACCTAAATCAGTATTTAAGTGTACTTGTTTACAGAAGCCAACAGGCAGAACATAAGTCATTCTTTGCAATCGTGAATATAGGGACAACAACCACCAGATCCCTTTCACACTTAGGAATAAAGGAACAGCAAAACATCTTCACAGAAGACCAAAAAGATTTCGCATAATAACCCTCCATTGTATGATTAAAATATCTTTTGATAATACAAATAGTACTCTATTATTGCAACAGTGAGGAAAATGATAACAGCAGCGTATAGGGATGTAAACCAAACATGATCACCATACAACATTGAAGGGACATCTTTCCACATAAATCATACAACCAGATTTTGTACCAAATATAAAATCCCGAATACATGCTCTTTTAACGAACTGATATATCAAAAGAAGAATGGCTCAATAAAAGTAAGATTAACAGACCAAGATCCGCGTAATATCTATTTTTTGACACCTAAATCTTTAGACCAGAGAACTGTTGATATTTTCATGATACATATTAAGGCATGAAATATGTTTCGAATTCcgaaaaaagaatgaaaaggggAACCACGATCCTATAGTAGGTTGAGAATGACGCATCAATTGTATTTCCTCTAGACTGCTAAGACATGAATTGAAACCCAACTATTTATTCGCAACAAATCCCTTTTGATCCTAACTATTTAGAACATACTCTAGGGCAGAATTTGGACTTAAAAAGGCTCATGTCTAAACACTTATCAATTAAGCAAAACATCATAGTTTAAACGAAATTCACTAAAAGCGATAACCAGATAAGACGTCGCTAAGACTACGTAATATCATCATGAATATGCATATGTATTCTACATCGAACTAGATCTATCCCTTATACGCTTTAAACTCAGTCAGTTATGGTATTGTATAATTGCTAAGCTGTATGAACATTTACAGTATCATGACAGTGCTATGCGACAACATAAACAGTAATCGAACACAGCTCCTAACAGTCCTACTTGACTTTTACAATAGCACTCCAGCTAAACATGATCATTTAACCAACACATTATGTAAACTAACATCTTATCACATTCTTCGCTAATTGACAAATAAGATATGCTGATCTACTAACAATGACAACCAAAAACATCCTAATACCACATTTTAACTAAAATGTGAACCGAAACAGCAAGCAATCGACAGAAACCGATTAAAACAACTAAGGGAGGGAAAATCACCTTTGTCAGGTGCAGTGAACAGGGCTATGAATCGCGAATCCACACTCGAATGTTAATACCTCCAAGCTTGCGTATACTCGGATTCAAAACAATAATAGagtgaaagagagagagaaaaatgtTTGGTATTTTAAAGTTGATGTCAAGTAACAAAATGAGACTGTTTTTTTGGTACTTTCGGAGAATTGGAGTTGCTCCAAAAAACCTCTGCTTCGGCTATGGACTTAAGGTCCTTTTATAGTataccaaaactagggtttcactcatttttttttgggcgggatttgaaGTTGAATTCCCTTTTCAAATCAGAACGTTGGTGACACTGATCAGACACAAAGGGAAATGGACAAAACCCACTTAAAACTTTTACTCGAGAAAATCACAATGGCTGATAAAAGCCAGATTCTCCTTTCACCAAGGGACGAAAATCATTAAACTTGCTAGCAGATCGTGGTGAAAGAAAACAAAACCCATTAATTGAAATGCTGAAAAAGGGCTGTCCATTAATTTCTCTTCCCCAaatggccatgcatggcctgATTTTTGCGAAAACGATCTGTGATTTTGCCACAATCGTtggttgagagagagagagaaggtcaGGCGGCGTTAGGTTTTCTTaggtttttgttttcttttcttttgattgTAGACGATGGTGGGTTTAAAGGAAGGTGGGCCGGTCGGGTCGGGTATGGCGGGTCGGTTTGGTGTTGGGCTGGTCGACTGGTGGAAGGCTAAATGGGCTGGCCGAATTATGTGGGTTGAGAATTTATGGGCTTGTTCATTtgggtcattaatttggctgaaattcCTCCTCCTTATAAATTTCATTGGActtttaacttaataactagtacaatatatattatgataattaatgattaatatgtagaaaataaaagacttgataaagtataattaatttaacgagcacaaaatctgaaaataaaatgatgacgagccattaaaaattgtgataaagtaatgctcgtaatatTGATAgtgaaaataatgaaaatgaaagtaaagaTATTAATAgcagtaaaataaaaaatagtagtgaaaataaaatatttagattattaataaattcaaaaatctaaggaaataaattgaaataaaggaggagCAAAATTGGGTAGAAACACTCATCATCATCAGCTGCAAGAGAGAAACTCATCAGTCAGAATTTTGGGCATCTCAAGGGGTGATCCCAAGAAATATTTCATATTAGATGCGCTCAGAATTTGAAACTAATGTTAAATATTCAGCTGATATTTCTGGGAACTTACCATAAACGCGAATATCAAGACAAGAATTTCCCATGCTCTCTTGTTCATCTTGAATTTCTTTGGTTGAATTCTCAGCAGAAGAGCTGCAGCAGATCAATTCAATCACCTCCAATGTACATATCTCCCCAATATTGATTGGAATTTCCTCGAGACCGATGCATTTCCTCAAAACTAACTTTTGAAGATTGGGGAAGTTAACACTAGCAGCTTCCCAGTTCACTAGACGTGGCTCAGCAACCAGTAGAAATTTTAGCTGACTAAACTCGTCTTCATCACTTAGTATCCAAGCATTACCTTCAAACTCATTATCTCTAAGTTTAAGCACTTCACGTTTAGGCAATGCAGCGAGACTTGCCATGTCTTCCGAAAGCACAAGACAACCGGATAATATTAGCCTCTTAACAGATGTTAGGGAGACACACCAGTTTGACAAGGAGAGCCGCTTCTGACCATAGCAGACTCACTTCAACGTTTCAAGTTTCTCTAAACGGGCCAGATTTTGTAAGCATTCAAATGCATCATCGGATGCAGCATCGAGAATACTCAGTTTACGTATATTGGGAAGGCAGGAAAAGACTTCCTCTGTACAGCTAGCAAAACACAAGTTAGAAAGTTCCTCCAGAGCTCTTAGCCCCAAAACATCATCTGTTTTTGCACTTCTTTTAGGCTTAGACAGATAGTTGCACTCAGTAAACGCAGACGCCTTAGCTGTGTCATGTTCCAGATCTCTCAAGGCAAAATTAAAGTTTTGTACATAGGTAGTTCTGGTTGTTGAAATACCAAGGTTTGCATATTATAAAGCTGAGACACTGATGCAGGAAGATTACCCTTTGATCGAATCCAAAGGTACTTTAGATGAATTAGTTGCATTATCTCAACTGGGAATGAAGGAAACAAATGAGAAAAAA
The sequence above is a segment of the Lycium barbarum isolate Lr01 chromosome 6, ASM1917538v2, whole genome shotgun sequence genome. Coding sequences within it:
- the LOC132644693 gene encoding chaperonin-like RbcX protein 2, chloroplastic; this translates as MVGTFSGSGRSLADTHSSSPCLCLNSSLNSGSSNFKTSGELGLWRSFKARKQLNLSSSFLEAWCELKLSAKMISLAVNGVSRKKQKIGKFTVVGGLEVEDDDSGEDVKNEMINVITYKAVRTVLQQLYEMNPPQYTWFYNFIVQHVPNTGKEFLQQLFKEKRELAERVMITRLNLYSIWMQKCDHAEIYNRISDQNVELMRERLTQTVIWASEDDEIAGSLD